One window of the Paraburkholderia sp. PGU19 genome contains the following:
- a CDS encoding adhesin, whose product MSTEFSLDRFESLVAARDHDAANEELIVLFNTLASNRSRLPGVELALADPTQPDSEEGARTLQRITHAVTALLSDPQFQLNEKQFNQLFSARHFLNMLFVASAYGNTDHILRALLADAGEAPAADVAKALIRKQIVLYTVESEYDIDLADMAKSDPVLATSLGMSVVSSAVVISPAAHAKRERLIEWLPSALETIEDLDDLAGPAVCGAYMHCSYSDLPNRHAIKRGISRLVRKKLGTLGLLEHEAEVGRVAAPEAPATRGERKPLMVVVLEWFNGGHSIYRTHSRTMLAARERFEVVAFGEAQHVDEAGRAVFDRFIPFEHPEYVGEIVRQVRDFALENQAAVLYMPSVGMFPHTVFMTNVRVAPLQIAALGHPATMHAECIDYVSVEEDFVGDPACFSEKLMQLPKDGQPYVPSKLLTDVTPSLPKRGEFINIAVTASAMKLNPRFLDACRRIIDTAGIPVGFHFMTSWAEGLDIAYVRRLVESALPLENVVVYGGMSYPAYLKVINLMDMFVSPFPFGNTNGIVDAFTLGLPGVNLCGREVFEHIDSGLFGRCGMPDWLTAHSVDEYVRAAVRLATRHEEREALRTRMIETKAVERIFEGRPEEFGRNVLALVKARAAK is encoded by the coding sequence ATGAGCACTGAATTCTCCCTCGACCGGTTCGAATCCCTCGTTGCTGCGCGCGATCACGACGCCGCGAACGAAGAGTTGATCGTGTTGTTCAACACCTTGGCCTCGAACCGCAGCAGACTGCCCGGCGTCGAACTGGCGCTCGCCGATCCCACCCAACCCGACAGCGAAGAAGGCGCGCGGACACTGCAACGCATCACGCACGCCGTCACCGCTCTCCTCTCCGATCCGCAATTCCAGCTCAACGAAAAACAGTTCAACCAGCTTTTCTCCGCCCGCCATTTCCTCAACATGCTGTTCGTCGCGTCGGCGTATGGCAACACGGACCACATTCTGCGCGCGCTGCTCGCCGACGCGGGTGAAGCACCTGCCGCCGACGTCGCGAAGGCGCTGATCAGGAAGCAGATCGTGCTCTACACCGTGGAATCGGAATACGACATCGATCTCGCCGACATGGCAAAGAGCGATCCCGTGCTGGCAACGAGCCTCGGCATGTCGGTCGTCAGTTCGGCCGTGGTGATTTCGCCCGCGGCGCACGCCAAGCGCGAACGTCTGATCGAATGGCTGCCCAGCGCCCTCGAAACCATCGAAGATCTCGACGATCTGGCCGGCCCGGCCGTCTGCGGCGCGTACATGCATTGCAGCTATTCCGATTTGCCGAACCGGCACGCAATCAAGCGCGGCATCAGCCGGCTCGTGCGCAAGAAGCTGGGCACGCTCGGCCTGCTCGAGCACGAAGCCGAAGTCGGCCGCGTTGCAGCGCCCGAAGCGCCGGCAACGCGCGGCGAGCGCAAACCGTTGATGGTCGTCGTGCTCGAATGGTTCAACGGCGGTCACTCGATCTATCGCACGCATTCGCGCACGATGCTCGCCGCGCGCGAGCGCTTCGAAGTCGTGGCGTTCGGCGAAGCGCAGCACGTGGACGAAGCGGGACGCGCGGTGTTCGACCGCTTCATTCCGTTCGAGCATCCCGAGTATGTCGGCGAGATCGTCCGGCAGGTCCGCGACTTCGCACTTGAGAATCAGGCGGCCGTGCTGTACATGCCGAGCGTCGGCATGTTCCCGCATACGGTCTTCATGACGAACGTCCGAGTCGCGCCGCTGCAGATCGCCGCGCTCGGCCATCCCGCGACGATGCACGCCGAGTGCATCGACTATGTGAGCGTCGAGGAAGACTTCGTCGGCGATCCCGCGTGCTTCAGCGAAAAGCTGATGCAATTGCCGAAAGACGGCCAGCCGTATGTGCCGTCCAAACTGCTCACCGACGTCACGCCCAGCCTTCCAAAGCGCGGCGAGTTCATCAATATCGCCGTGACGGCGAGCGCCATGAAGCTGAATCCGCGCTTTCTCGACGCGTGCCGCCGCATCATCGACACAGCCGGCATCCCGGTGGGCTTCCATTTCATGACGTCCTGGGCCGAAGGTCTCGATATCGCGTACGTGCGCCGGCTGGTCGAATCCGCGCTGCCGCTCGAAAACGTCGTGGTGTATGGCGGGATGAGCTATCCGGCCTACCTGAAGGTGATCAACCTGATGGACATGTTCGTGAGCCCGTTCCCGTTCGGCAACACCAACGGCATCGTCGATGCGTTCACGCTCGGCTTGCCCGGCGTCAACCTGTGCGGACGCGAGGTCTTCGAACATATCGACAGCGGTCTGTTCGGACGATGTGGCATGCCCGACTGGCTGACCGCGCATTCTGTCGACGAATATGTGCGCGCCGCCGTACGGCTCGCCACCCGGCATGAGGAGCGCGAAGCACTGCGCACCCGGATGATCGAGACGAAAGCTGTGGAACGGATTTTCGAAGGACGGCCCGAGGAGTTCGGCCGGAACGTGCTGGCGCTCGTCAAGGCGCGCGCCGCGAAATAA
- the metG gene encoding methionine--tRNA ligase, which yields MSATDATAVQSADLTAAGAPKGRRQILVTSALPYANGQIHIGHLVEYIQTDIWVRALRMHGHEVYYVGADDTHGTPIMLKAEQEGITPKQLIERVWQEHKRDFDNFGISFDNYYSTDSEENRVLSESIYTALQKAGLIEARDIEQAYDPVKEMFLPDRFIKGECPKCHAKDQYGDNCEVCGSTYQPTELINPYSVVSGATPVKKTSTHYFFKLSDPRCENFLRGWVGGLAQQEATNKMREWLGDAGEAKLADWDISRDAPYFGFEIPGAPGKYFYVWLDAPVGYYASFRNLAEKRGLDFDAWVQKGSTTEQYHFIGKDILYFHTLFWPAMLEFSGHRTPTNVFAHGFLTVDGAKMSKSRGTFITANSVIETGMNPEWLRYYFAAKLNSTMEDIDLNLEDFQARVNSDLVGKYVNIASRAAGFLIKRFDGRVQDSAMQHPLLASLRTAIPQIAAHYEARDYGRALRQTMELADAVNAYVDTAKPWDQAKDPANAVALHETCSVSLEAFRLLSLALKPVLPKVIEAAESFLGIEPLTWSHANTPLNSARAINAYKHLMTRVDPKQIDALLAANRGSLQPTASPEAQAADAKIKAKAHAKATAAAHGDAQAKPEDSGIISIDDFAKIDLRIAKIVDCRAVEGSDKLLQLTLDVGEEKTRNVFSGIKSAYQPEQLVGKLTVMVANLAPRKMKFGLSEGMVLAASAADEKAEPGIYVLEPDSGAKPGMRVK from the coding sequence ATGTCAGCAACCGACGCCACCGCGGTTCAATCCGCGGACCTCACCGCCGCCGGCGCGCCGAAGGGCCGCCGCCAGATCCTCGTCACGTCTGCCCTGCCGTACGCGAACGGGCAAATCCATATCGGCCATCTGGTCGAATATATCCAGACGGACATCTGGGTCCGCGCGCTGCGAATGCACGGGCACGAGGTCTACTACGTCGGCGCCGACGACACGCACGGCACCCCGATCATGCTGAAGGCGGAGCAGGAAGGCATCACGCCGAAGCAGCTGATCGAGCGCGTGTGGCAGGAGCACAAGCGCGACTTCGACAACTTCGGCATTTCGTTCGACAACTACTACTCGACGGATTCCGAAGAGAACCGCGTATTGTCTGAATCGATCTACACGGCTTTGCAGAAGGCCGGTCTGATCGAAGCGCGCGACATCGAGCAGGCGTACGACCCCGTCAAGGAAATGTTCCTGCCCGACCGCTTCATCAAGGGCGAGTGCCCGAAGTGCCACGCGAAGGACCAGTACGGCGACAACTGCGAAGTGTGCGGCTCGACCTATCAGCCGACCGAGCTGATCAACCCGTATTCGGTCGTGTCGGGCGCGACGCCCGTGAAGAAGACTTCGACGCACTACTTCTTCAAGCTGTCCGATCCGCGCTGCGAGAATTTCCTGCGCGGCTGGGTCGGCGGCCTCGCCCAGCAGGAAGCGACCAACAAGATGCGCGAATGGCTCGGCGACGCGGGCGAAGCGAAGCTCGCCGACTGGGACATCTCGCGCGACGCGCCCTACTTCGGCTTCGAGATTCCCGGCGCGCCGGGCAAGTACTTCTACGTGTGGCTGGACGCGCCCGTCGGCTACTACGCGAGCTTCCGCAATCTGGCGGAAAAACGCGGCCTCGATTTCGACGCGTGGGTGCAGAAGGGTTCGACGACCGAGCAGTATCACTTCATCGGCAAGGACATCCTGTATTTCCACACGCTGTTCTGGCCGGCAATGCTCGAGTTCTCGGGCCACCGCACGCCGACCAACGTGTTCGCGCACGGCTTCCTGACCGTCGACGGCGCGAAAATGTCGAAGTCGCGCGGCACCTTCATCACGGCCAATAGCGTGATCGAAACGGGCATGAACCCGGAATGGCTGCGCTACTACTTCGCGGCCAAGCTGAACAGCACGATGGAAGACATCGACCTGAACCTGGAAGACTTCCAGGCGCGCGTGAACAGCGACCTCGTCGGCAAGTACGTGAACATTGCGAGCCGCGCGGCGGGTTTCCTGATCAAGCGCTTCGACGGCCGCGTGCAGGACAGCGCGATGCAGCATCCGCTGCTCGCGTCGTTGCGCACGGCGATTCCGCAGATCGCCGCGCACTACGAAGCACGCGACTATGGCCGCGCGCTGCGTCAGACGATGGAACTCGCGGACGCCGTCAACGCATACGTCGATACGGCCAAGCCGTGGGATCAGGCGAAGGACCCGGCCAATGCCGTCGCGCTGCACGAGACGTGCAGCGTCTCGCTGGAGGCGTTCCGTCTGCTATCGCTCGCGCTTAAGCCCGTGCTGCCGAAGGTCATCGAAGCGGCCGAATCGTTCCTCGGTATCGAGCCGCTGACTTGGTCGCACGCGAATACGCCGCTGAACTCGGCGCGCGCGATCAACGCGTACAAGCATCTGATGACGCGCGTCGATCCGAAGCAGATCGACGCGCTGCTCGCCGCTAACCGCGGCTCGCTGCAGCCGACTGCGTCGCCCGAAGCCCAGGCCGCCGACGCCAAGATCAAGGCCAAGGCGCACGCCAAAGCGACAGCGGCCGCGCACGGCGACGCGCAAGCGAAGCCCGAGGATAGCGGCATCATCTCGATCGACGACTTCGCGAAGATCGATCTGCGCATCGCGAAGATCGTCGACTGCCGCGCGGTGGAAGGCTCGGACAAGCTGCTGCAACTCACGCTCGACGTCGGTGAAGAAAAGACGCGCAACGTGTTCTCGGGCATCAAGTCGGCGTATCAGCCGGAGCAACTGGTCGGCAAGCTGACGGTGATGGTCGCGAACCTCGCGCCGCGCAAGATGAAGTTCGGGCTGTCGGAAGGCATGGTGCTCGCGGCATCGGCGGCTGACGAGAAGGCTGAACCGGGCATTTACGTGCTCGAACCGGACAGCGGCGCAAAGCCCGGCATGCGCGTCAAGTAA
- a CDS encoding OmpA family protein produces MNAKIMTRLSALAVVGALLGGCATQQGTDTAVGTGVGAGTGAALGAIFGGGKGAAIGAGVGAAVGGVTGYNWQNIKNKLSGATKGTGTQITEQPDGSLKLNIPSSVTFDTNSYAIKSSFAPVLTQVAQTLNQNPEVVAQVVGHTDSTGQPAYNQTLSVNRAQSVVNQLAQDGVAQQRLAASGMGANQPIADNNTEAGRAQNRRVEIYLRAMAQHAQ; encoded by the coding sequence ATGAATGCAAAAATCATGACCCGTCTGTCGGCACTGGCTGTCGTCGGCGCGCTGCTCGGCGGATGCGCGACCCAGCAAGGCACGGATACGGCCGTTGGCACGGGCGTCGGCGCAGGCACGGGCGCCGCACTCGGCGCGATCTTCGGCGGCGGCAAGGGCGCTGCGATCGGCGCCGGCGTCGGCGCGGCTGTCGGCGGCGTCACTGGCTACAACTGGCAGAACATCAAGAACAAGCTGTCGGGCGCGACGAAGGGCACGGGCACGCAGATCACCGAGCAGCCGGACGGCTCGCTCAAGCTGAACATCCCGAGCTCGGTCACGTTCGACACGAACAGCTACGCGATCAAGTCGTCGTTCGCTCCCGTGCTGACGCAGGTTGCACAAACGCTGAACCAGAACCCGGAAGTCGTCGCGCAAGTCGTGGGCCACACGGACAGCACCGGCCAGCCCGCGTACAACCAGACGCTTTCCGTCAACCGCGCGCAAAGCGTCGTGAATCAGCTCGCGCAAGACGGCGTCGCGCAGCAGCGCCTCGCGGCTTCGGGCATGGGCGCCAACCAGCCGATCGCCGACAACAACACGGAAGCCGGCCGCGCGCAGAACCGTCGCGTGGAAATCTACCTGCGCGCGATGGCGCAGCACGCGCAATAA
- a CDS encoding superoxide dismutase family protein — MRKRISGKAIKTIVVLAATSALLSGCMGFLKPQEKRADAQLLPTLGNQARGMVTFIERSDGVQVTYNLTGLPPNSDHALQVHDRGDCNSADGAGAGAVFAPAAERLKSGARVEGDLGNIHADAAGVAAGFIVAPDVSLDGVRSVLQRAVLVHREASDPYAYPQHDAGPAIACGLIRQ; from the coding sequence ATGAGAAAACGAATCAGCGGCAAGGCGATCAAGACCATCGTCGTCCTGGCTGCGACCAGCGCCCTGCTGTCAGGGTGCATGGGCTTCCTGAAGCCACAGGAGAAACGCGCTGACGCGCAACTGCTGCCGACGCTGGGCAACCAGGCGCGCGGCATGGTCACGTTCATCGAGCGTTCGGATGGTGTTCAGGTCACCTACAACCTCACGGGCTTGCCGCCGAACAGCGATCACGCGCTGCAGGTGCACGATCGCGGCGACTGCAATTCCGCCGACGGCGCGGGCGCGGGCGCCGTGTTCGCGCCCGCTGCGGAGCGCCTGAAGTCGGGCGCTCGCGTCGAGGGCGATCTGGGCAATATCCACGCGGACGCGGCGGGCGTGGCGGCGGGCTTCATCGTCGCGCCGGATGTCTCGCTCGACGGCGTGCGTTCCGTGCTGCAGCGCGCCGTGCTGGTCCACCGCGAAGCGTCCGATCCCTACGCGTATCCGCAACATGACGCCGGTCCCGCAATCGCGTGCGGGCTGATCCGTCAATAA
- a CDS encoding translocation/assembly module TamB domain-containing protein — MTTDPSENPSEHPSGGAPPGGEPPGGLPPGGPSPGGPDGSDTPPPRKRRRLWTKIVWAITVPAVLVALVGGLLYGVIVTERGTAYAWQTAVKLLHGQLEGKLDGGAIATGLHMRDVRWRSLDGSGTDIRVDRIDGKWALSDKPWRFVVDYLHIGTVDARIAPSTSKSEPMSLPKDLRLPLQLAVRDLSVEKLILHEGASTSEYARLLFHGRSDGRHHEASVDRLDTPFGAVTAAAKLDGVRPFPLTGDAGYSGKVNDEAVQVRAHLSGSLETLIAELDASGMKLTGHARVEATPFAEVPLQRATLVFDHVNPQAFAPGAPLADLAVRAELQPVQRDAAGHVVPASGVDVASAVAAASTVTAAGSAGSASAVKSGRTASSASAAKSARAASSASVVKSARAASSASSPQAGRAASSAVLASAASAPHAASQAQAHAAHGSPGFAVQGQVSIVNAKPGSIDAHLLPLIDARADVRLDATAQRISNLNVRLLKEATVTGGGALMGKRGQFDLKVAKLDLNALQASVRPTQFAGPVSIRLNDDVQSVMLDLNDPKAALRVQGKVTLDPARTSFNDVRVSSGKGRIDLNGAIKRDASSTYNLKATLTDFDPLSLTTQTPSRAAAPATTTGAGRGKGKRAQASPPTAPAKAPASRKIEARVNGTLTAAGLLAPTFTTKAEFRLGESVYDGLPMTGSGTIQLAGSRILPSRANLSVAGNQVDLQGSFGARGDRLRFHIDAPELERLGFGLAGLVAAQGDVTGTFEHPNVALDYKADSVVFGANTVGHAEGHAELRDGANGAMVFTTDARNLSTAGVELNTLTAHLNGTRAKHTLEAAATGALQGRPLDLAVAANGKLTDARDGTHWDGTVTRLSNKGTPALNMETPLTVSAGGQRVTLGPTRLTLEGSVLDLKSFALDHGRIKSAGTLTGVSVARMLELRQEFTGVPSTLKTDLVFDGNWDFALGETATGHIELKRRGGDITIEVGRGFAPLGITDVAARADFSGGNQLNATVHAQASRIGVVDAAAHTTLVPRDGVLTVNDEGPLSGSINANVPSLKTTGGLFGPGYLLDGHLALKLALGGTVAKPNLSGSLVGDGLSATLVDLGVQLKDGVVRIALSENLVDFQQVEFHGATGTLRATGRVRLDNTEPDLTASIVADQLELFASPDRQLTMSGSASVANAGTQGGLAINGKFVIDHALFDMPEKSEPRLGDDVVVVRPDGSVASGKPQEIGNSNKPVGAFAPRANIDIDLGQKFRFRGQGADVGLRGTITALSAPNLPLRAVGNVRVTEGSTYIAFGRKLGIENGFFTFNGPVANPGINILAMRRNQQVEAGVQVTGTIQSPVAKLVSEPNVPDNEKLSWLLFGHGTDQGNNVGQQSTMTTALALLGSASGKRIAQEFGLDEFSIGRSEVGLTDPQVVMVSKAMSEWLVIGYEQGLQSASNAIKATVNLTRYWSVAAYGGTFQGMDLQYTRRFDRMRW, encoded by the coding sequence ATGACGACGGACCCATCCGAAAACCCATCCGAGCATCCGTCCGGCGGCGCACCGCCTGGCGGAGAGCCGCCGGGCGGCCTTCCGCCGGGCGGCCCTTCGCCGGGTGGTCCGGATGGCTCGGACACGCCGCCGCCGAGGAAGCGGCGGCGTTTGTGGACGAAGATCGTGTGGGCGATCACCGTGCCGGCCGTGCTCGTTGCGCTGGTCGGCGGGCTGCTGTACGGCGTGATCGTCACGGAGCGCGGCACCGCGTACGCGTGGCAGACGGCCGTGAAGCTGCTGCACGGCCAGCTCGAAGGCAAGCTCGACGGCGGCGCGATCGCGACGGGGCTGCATATGCGCGACGTGCGCTGGCGCAGCCTCGACGGCAGCGGCACGGATATTCGCGTCGACCGCATCGACGGGAAATGGGCGCTGTCCGACAAGCCGTGGCGTTTCGTCGTCGATTATCTGCATATCGGCACTGTCGATGCGCGCATCGCGCCGTCCACGTCGAAGTCCGAACCGATGAGTCTGCCGAAGGATCTGCGTCTGCCGCTGCAACTGGCCGTGCGCGATCTGAGCGTCGAGAAGCTGATTCTGCATGAGGGCGCATCCACCTCCGAATACGCGCGGCTGCTGTTTCATGGGCGCAGCGATGGGCGTCATCACGAAGCGTCCGTCGATCGCCTCGACACGCCGTTCGGCGCGGTGACGGCCGCGGCGAAGCTCGACGGCGTACGGCCGTTTCCGCTGACAGGCGACGCCGGCTATTCGGGCAAGGTCAACGACGAAGCCGTGCAGGTGCGCGCGCATCTTTCTGGTTCGCTCGAAACGCTGATTGCCGAGCTCGACGCATCGGGGATGAAGCTGACGGGCCACGCGCGCGTCGAGGCGACGCCGTTCGCGGAAGTGCCATTGCAGCGCGCGACACTGGTCTTCGATCACGTCAATCCGCAAGCCTTCGCGCCCGGCGCGCCGCTGGCCGATCTCGCGGTCCGCGCGGAATTGCAGCCGGTGCAGCGGGACGCGGCGGGGCATGTGGTGCCGGCGAGTGGGGTGGATGTGGCAAGTGCCGTGGCGGCTGCGAGCACGGTCACGGCGGCGGGTTCGGCGGGTTCCGCAAGCGCGGTGAAGTCAGGGCGTACTGCAAGTTCCGCAAGCGCTGCGAAATCAGCGCGTGCGGCCAGTTCGGCGAGCGTAGTGAAATCTGCGCGTGCAGCCAGTTCGGCCAGCTCGCCACAAGCAGGCCGTGCGGCAAGTTCGGCAGTCCTCGCGAGTGCGGCAAGCGCGCCGCACGCAGCCTCTCAGGCGCAAGCCCACGCCGCCCATGGTTCGCCAGGCTTTGCGGTGCAAGGCCAGGTGTCGATCGTGAACGCGAAGCCCGGCTCGATTGACGCGCATCTGCTGCCGCTGATCGACGCGCGTGCCGACGTGCGGCTCGACGCCACGGCGCAGCGCATTTCGAACCTCAATGTGCGTTTGCTCAAGGAAGCGACCGTCACGGGCGGCGGCGCGCTGATGGGCAAGCGCGGGCAGTTCGACCTGAAGGTCGCGAAGCTCGATCTGAACGCACTGCAGGCGAGCGTGCGGCCGACGCAGTTCGCCGGCCCCGTCTCGATCCGGCTGAACGACGACGTGCAGAGCGTCATGCTCGATCTGAACGATCCGAAGGCGGCGCTGCGCGTGCAGGGCAAGGTCACGCTCGACCCGGCGCGCACCAGTTTCAACGACGTGCGCGTGAGTTCAGGCAAAGGACGCATCGACCTGAACGGCGCGATCAAGCGTGACGCCAGTTCCACCTATAACCTGAAGGCGACGCTGACCGACTTCGATCCGCTGTCGCTGACGACGCAAACGCCGTCGCGCGCGGCGGCGCCCGCCACTACCACCGGCGCAGGCAGGGGCAAAGGCAAGCGCGCACAGGCCAGCCCGCCGACAGCGCCTGCGAAAGCACCCGCGTCGCGCAAGATCGAAGCGCGCGTGAACGGCACGCTGACGGCGGCAGGCTTGCTCGCACCCACCTTCACGACAAAAGCCGAGTTCCGTCTCGGCGAAAGCGTCTACGACGGCCTGCCGATGACGGGCAGCGGCACGATCCAACTGGCCGGTTCGCGCATCCTGCCAAGCCGTGCGAATCTGTCGGTGGCGGGCAATCAGGTCGATCTGCAAGGCAGCTTCGGCGCGCGCGGCGACCGGCTGCGCTTTCATATCGACGCGCCGGAACTGGAGCGCCTCGGCTTCGGCCTCGCCGGCCTCGTCGCGGCGCAGGGCGACGTGACGGGCACTTTCGAGCATCCGAACGTCGCGCTCGACTACAAGGCGGACAGTGTCGTATTCGGCGCGAACACGGTCGGGCACGCCGAAGGTCACGCCGAACTGCGCGACGGCGCGAACGGCGCGATGGTCTTCACGACGGATGCGCGCAACCTCAGCACGGCGGGCGTCGAACTGAACACGCTCACTGCGCACCTGAACGGCACGCGCGCGAAGCACACGCTCGAGGCCGCCGCGACGGGCGCGCTGCAAGGCCGCCCGCTCGATCTGGCCGTGGCCGCGAACGGCAAGCTCACCGACGCGCGTGACGGCACGCACTGGGACGGCACCGTCACGCGTCTGTCGAACAAGGGCACGCCCGCGCTGAACATGGAGACGCCGTTGACCGTCAGTGCTGGCGGTCAGCGCGTGACGCTCGGCCCGACGCGGCTCACGCTGGAAGGCTCGGTGCTCGATCTGAAGTCGTTTGCGCTCGATCACGGGCGTATCAAGTCGGCGGGTACGCTGACGGGCGTGTCGGTGGCGCGCATGCTCGAACTCCGCCAGGAATTCACGGGCGTGCCATCGACCTTGAAGACAGACCTCGTGTTCGACGGCAACTGGGACTTTGCGCTCGGCGAGACGGCGACGGGACATATCGAGCTGAAGCGGCGCGGCGGCGACATCACGATCGAAGTGGGACGCGGCTTCGCGCCGCTCGGCATCACCGACGTCGCGGCGCGCGCGGACTTCAGCGGCGGCAATCAGTTGAACGCGACCGTGCATGCGCAGGCGAGCCGCATCGGCGTGGTCGACGCGGCGGCGCACACGACGCTTGTGCCACGCGACGGCGTGCTGACAGTCAACGACGAAGGGCCGCTGTCGGGCTCGATCAACGCGAACGTGCCGTCGCTGAAGACGACGGGCGGCCTGTTCGGGCCGGGCTATCTGCTCGACGGACACCTGGCGCTGAAGCTCGCGCTCGGCGGCACGGTCGCGAAGCCGAATCTGTCGGGATCGCTGGTTGGCGACGGGCTGTCCGCGACGCTCGTCGATCTGGGCGTGCAATTGAAGGACGGCGTGGTGCGCATCGCGCTGTCCGAGAATCTCGTCGATTTCCAGCAGGTCGAGTTCCACGGCGCGACGGGCACGCTGCGCGCGACGGGCCGCGTGCGCCTCGACAACACCGAGCCCGATCTGACGGCGAGCATCGTTGCCGATCAGCTCGAACTGTTCGCGTCGCCGGACCGGCAACTGACGATGTCGGGCAGCGCGAGCGTCGCCAACGCGGGCACGCAGGGCGGGCTCGCGATCAACGGCAAGTTCGTCATCGATCATGCACTCTTCGACATGCCCGAAAAGTCGGAGCCGCGTCTGGGCGACGACGTCGTGGTGGTGCGTCCGGATGGATCGGTGGCGAGTGGCAAGCCGCAGGAAATCGGCAATTCGAACAAGCCCGTCGGCGCGTTTGCGCCGCGCGCGAACATCGATATCGATCTCGGCCAGAAATTCCGTTTCCGCGGCCAAGGCGCGGACGTCGGCCTGCGCGGTACGATCACGGCGCTGTCCGCGCCGAATCTGCCGCTGAGGGCTGTGGGCAACGTGCGCGTGACGGAAGGTTCGACCTATATCGCGTTCGGTCGCAAGCTTGGCATCGAGAATGGCTTCTTCACGTTCAACGGACCGGTTGCGAACCCCGGCATCAATATTCTTGCGATGCGCCGCAACCAGCAGGTCGAAGCGGGCGTGCAGGTGACGGGCACGATCCAGTCGCCCGTCGCGAAGCTGGTGTCGGAGCCGAACGTGCCCGACAACGAAAAGCTGTCGTGGCTGCTGTTCGGCCACGGCACCGATCAGGGCAACAACGTCGGCCAGCAAAGCACGATGACGACGGCGCTTGCGTTGCTTGGCAGTGCGAGCGGCAAGCGCATCGCGCAGGAGTTCGGGCTCGACGAGTTCTCGATCGGACGAAGTGAAGTGGGGCTGACCGATCCGCAGGTCGTGATGGTGTCGAAGGCGATGAGCGAATGGCTTGTGATCGGCTACGAACAGGGTTTGCAGTCGGCGAGCAACGCGATCAAGGCGACCGTGAACCTGACGCGTTACTGGTCGGTGGCCGCGTATGGCGGCACGTTCCAGGGGATGGATCTGCAATACACGCGGCGCTTCGACCGGATGCGGTGGTAA
- the apbC gene encoding iron-sulfur cluster carrier protein ApbC, with protein sequence MSIDRALVDAALAAITDPNTQKPFAAAKNFKNVNVDGATVSVDVVLGYPARRQFEAIRALVENKLRAVPGVESARVQVSQDIAAHTVQRGVKLLPNVKNIVAVASGKGGVGKSTTAVNLALALASEGASVGILDADIYGPSLPMMLGIEGRPESPDGQSMNPMAGHGVQANSIGFLVERDNPMVWRGPMATSALEQLLRQTNWKDLDYLIVDMPPGTGDIQLTLSQRVPVTGAVIVTTPQDIALLDAKKGLKMFEKVGIPILGIVENMGLHICSNCGHEEHIFGTGGAERMSKEYGVDVLGSLPLDIAIREQADSGTPTVVADPDGRIAEIYRTIARKVAIHIAERSRDMSSKFPTIVVQNT encoded by the coding sequence ATGAGCATCGATCGGGCTTTGGTAGACGCGGCCCTCGCAGCCATCACCGACCCCAACACCCAGAAGCCCTTCGCGGCAGCGAAGAACTTCAAGAACGTCAACGTCGATGGTGCCACGGTCAGCGTCGACGTGGTACTCGGCTATCCGGCCAGGCGTCAGTTCGAAGCGATCCGCGCGCTCGTCGAGAACAAGCTGCGCGCGGTGCCTGGCGTCGAATCGGCGCGCGTGCAAGTGTCGCAGGACATCGCTGCGCATACCGTGCAGCGGGGCGTCAAACTGTTGCCGAACGTGAAGAATATCGTGGCCGTTGCGTCGGGCAAGGGCGGTGTCGGCAAGAGCACGACGGCCGTGAATCTCGCGCTTGCGCTGGCGAGCGAAGGCGCGTCGGTGGGTATTCTGGATGCCGACATCTACGGCCCGTCGCTGCCGATGATGCTCGGCATCGAAGGCCGTCCCGAATCGCCCGACGGCCAGTCGATGAACCCGATGGCAGGCCATGGCGTGCAGGCGAACTCGATCGGCTTTCTCGTCGAGCGGGACAACCCGATGGTGTGGCGCGGCCCGATGGCCACGTCCGCGCTGGAGCAACTGCTGCGTCAGACCAACTGGAAGGATCTCGACTACCTGATCGTCGACATGCCGCCAGGCACGGGTGATATCCAGCTCACGCTGTCGCAGCGCGTGCCCGTGACGGGCGCCGTGATCGTCACGACGCCGCAGGACATTGCGTTGCTCGATGCGAAGAAGGGCTTGAAGATGTTCGAGAAGGTGGGCATTCCGATTCTCGGCATCGTCGAGAACATGGGCCTGCATATCTGCTCGAACTGCGGCCACGAAGAGCATATCTTCGGCACGGGCGGGGCGGAGCGGATGTCGAAGGAATATGGCGTCGACGTGCTCGGCAGCCTGCCGCTTGACATCGCGATCCGCGAACAGGCCGACTCGGGCACGCCCACCGTGGTTGCGGACCCGGACGGCCGCATCGCGGAGATCTATCGGACGATTGCGCGCAAGGTCGCGATTCATATCGCCGAGCGCTCGCGCGACATGAGTTCGAAGTTCCCGACCATCGTCGTGCAGAACACATAA